In Streptomyces sp. NBC_00683, the DNA window GGCAAGGAAGAGCTGCTGCGGCGCGCGGTGAGCCGGGCGCTCGACGGGCTGTTCGGGATTCTCGAGGAGCCGGGCGCGACGCGCGGGCGGGCGATCGAGCGGGTCGAGTACGTGACACGCCGCACCGTCGAGGTGCTGATGGACGAATTGCCGTACGTCACGCTGCTGCTGCGCGTGCGCGGCAACACAGCGACCGAGCGCTTGGCCCTGGAGCGGCGGCGCGAGTTCGACCAGCGGGTGTCGGAGCTCCTCAAGGCCGCCGTGGCGGACGGTGACCTGCGTGCCGACGTGGACATACGCATGGCCACACGGCTGCTCTTCGGGATGGTGAACTCCCTGGTCGAGTGGTACCGCCCGCAACCGGGTGGCTCGGCCGAGCGGGAGCAGCTGGCCGACACCGTTGTCCAGCTGGCATTCGAGGGGATGCGGGCCAGCCGCTGAGCCTGCCTGATCCGGGCGGAGGACCCTAGGTGAGCTCCGCCGTGCGGTCCGGGCGGGGGCCCAGGTCGGTCTCCTCGAACACCAGCAGGGTGCGGGTGGAGAGCACCTCAGGTATGGACTGGATCCTGGTCAGGACCAGTTCGCGCAGCGCCCGGTTGTCCGGGGTGTGGACCAGGAGCAGGACATCGAAGTCGCCGCTGACCAGGGCGATGTGGGTGGCTCCCGGCAAGGCCTGGAGCTGTTCGCGCACGGTGCGCCAGGAGTTCTGGACGATCTTGAGCGTGATGTACGCGGAGGCGCCCTGCCCCGCCCGCTCGTGATTCACCCGTGCGCTGAAGCCGCGGATGACGCCGTCCTCGACGAGGCGGTTGATCCGTGCGTAGGCGTTGGCCCGCGACACGTGGACGCGTTCGGCGACAGCCCGTACGGATGCGCGGCCGTCCGTCTGCAGGATGCGGAGGATGTCGCGGTCGATGGCGTCCAGCGGCCGCGCGGGCGGAACCTGGCCGGCGCCCTCGCCCCTGTCGGCCATTTGTTCAGCTGCCATCTGCCCGTGCCTCCCTGTTGTGGACGACCTGTCTCTATCCCAGGCTGTGGAGAACCGTTTGTCCACAGGCTGACGGTGCCTGTAGCCAAAATGCGCCCACGACCGAACAATCGGTAGGTGAGGCACACCACACCGGTGCCCCGCCTATTCCTTGACATTCCTGAAGATTTCGAACACCCCTCGATGTATCTC includes these proteins:
- a CDS encoding TetR/AcrR family transcriptional regulator translates to MTTAKRDTYTPETLLTVAVRVFNERGYDGTSMEHLSKAAGISKSSIYHHVTGKEELLRRAVSRALDGLFGILEEPGATRGRAIERVEYVTRRTVEVLMDELPYVTLLLRVRGNTATERLALERRREFDQRVSELLKAAVADGDLRADVDIRMATRLLFGMVNSLVEWYRPQPGGSAEREQLADTVVQLAFEGMRASR
- a CDS encoding Lrp/AsnC family transcriptional regulator — translated: MAAEQMADRGEGAGQVPPARPLDAIDRDILRILQTDGRASVRAVAERVHVSRANAYARINRLVEDGVIRGFSARVNHERAGQGASAYITLKIVQNSWRTVREQLQALPGATHIALVSGDFDVLLLVHTPDNRALRELVLTRIQSIPEVLSTRTLLVFEETDLGPRPDRTAELT